A stretch of the Panicum virgatum strain AP13 chromosome 9N, P.virgatum_v5, whole genome shotgun sequence genome encodes the following:
- the LOC120689507 gene encoding vesicle transport protein GOT1-like isoform X2, translating into MVSFEMNDLKKIGLGLTGFGIFFSFLGIIFFFDKGLIAMGNILFLSGLGLTIGLKSTMQFFTKPKNYKGTISFGAGFFLVLIGWPFFGMLLEAYGFIVLFSGFWPTLVVFLQRIPIIGWIFQQPFVTSFLDRYRGKRVPV; encoded by the exons ATGGTTTCCTTCGAGATGAATGACCTCAAGA AGATTGGTCTTGGCCTGACAGGCTTTGGAATATTCTTCTCCTTTCTGGgaatcattttcttttttgacAAGGGGCTCATCGCAATGGGCAAT ATTCTTTTCCTGTCAGGTCTGGGCTTGACAATTGGTCTGAAATCAACTATGCAGTTTTTCACCAAGCCTAAGAATTACAAG GGTACAATCTCATTCGGCGCTGGATTTTTCCTGGTTCTCATTGGGTGGCCTTTTTTTGGCATGCTCTTGGAGGCATATGGCTTTATTGTACTCTTCAG TGGATTCTGGCCAACACTAGTAGTGTTCCTGCAGAGGATTCCTATCATTGGCTGGATATTTCAACAACCCTTTGTGACATCA TTCCTTGATCGCTACAGAGGGAAACGGGTTCCAGTCTAG
- the LOC120689507 gene encoding vesicle transport protein GOT1-like isoform X1, whose product MVSFEMNDLKMNRSYTVVASANSSPIDLERWERARGPGRINEPATSLATGEDGCGWPDTSGFREIGLGLTGFGIFFSFLGIIFFFDKGLIAMGNILFLSGLGLTIGLKSTMQFFTKPKNYKGTISFGAGFFLVLIGWPFFGMLLEAYGFIVLFSGFWPTLVVFLQRIPIIGWIFQQPFVTSFLDRYRGKRVPV is encoded by the exons ATGGTTTCCTTCGAGATGAATGACCTCAAGA TGAACAGGAGCTACACAGTAGTCGCTAGCGcgaactcctcgccgatcgatTTGGAGCGCTGGGAGAGAGCGCGCGGGCCCGGGAGAATAAATGAGCCGGCGACATCGCTGGCAACCGGCGAGGACGGTTGTGGGTGGCCTGATACATCAGGCTTCAGGG AGATTGGTCTTGGCCTGACAGGCTTTGGAATATTCTTCTCCTTTCTGGgaatcattttcttttttgacAAGGGGCTCATCGCAATGGGCAAT ATTCTTTTCCTGTCAGGTCTGGGCTTGACAATTGGTCTGAAATCAACTATGCAGTTTTTCACCAAGCCTAAGAATTACAAG GGTACAATCTCATTCGGCGCTGGATTTTTCCTGGTTCTCATTGGGTGGCCTTTTTTTGGCATGCTCTTGGAGGCATATGGCTTTATTGTACTCTTCAG TGGATTCTGGCCAACACTAGTAGTGTTCCTGCAGAGGATTCCTATCATTGGCTGGATATTTCAACAACCCTTTGTGACATCA TTCCTTGATCGCTACAGAGGGAAACGGGTTCCAGTCTAG
- the LOC120689506 gene encoding probable protein S-acyltransferase 22, translated as MRKHGWQLPYHPLQVVAIAVFSALGFAFYVFFVPFVGAKPFQIVAMAIYTPLITCVVVLYIWCAATNPGDPGIFSSTKDLKLDSHRGRPLGEATADNNEKLSSMLERKDSPYWPRFSGIFCFPFSCLCKRCLHSNNQPSEQNICEEGMFFCSLCEAEVLKNSKHCRVCDKCVDGFDHHCRWLNNCIGKRNYKGFFVLMASAVILLVMQWLSGALVLILCIVKRGELSRQIVTKLGSSFSTVAFVIVVATCTILAMVATVPLVQLLFFHILLIKKGISTYDYIIALREQEDQQEVPGHQSPQMSIISSVAGFSTASSFGPLHRGSWCTPPRLFLEDQFDVVPPEVSVSQNSGCKKMKEEEGAKRKTGAVKISPWTLARLNAEEVSKAAAEARKKSKILKPITKYDTPDNGGKPDHKLSIKRRSDRRGFPAELYLDPLATLSVSGTESNFSDAGMEISSSLAPLQLEARSAFQPSTAGSTRNIASSPESSFDSPDLHPFRISSSTAEEMQGVMSHSVHKGIEFTRSSSDGYEASGGEDSDRIPSRIVHRSSNWDNVILNAGQAGPAVDLHMQSSEGFITNSK; from the exons ATGAGGAAGCACGGGTGGCAGCTGCCCTACCACCCTCTCCAG GTTGTGGCAATTGCTGTGTTCTCGGCACTGGGTTTCGCCTTCTATGTCTTCTTCGTGCCGTTCGTGGGGGCAAAGCCTTTCCAGATTGTGGCCATGGCTATTTACACTCCCTTG ATTACATGTGTTGTTGTGTTATACATATGGTGTGCTGCAACAAATCCTGGAGACCCTGGCATTTTCAGTTCAACTAAGGATTTGAAGTTAGATAGTCATAGAGGAAGGCCATTAGGTGAGGCTACTGCTGATAATAATGAGAAGCTGAGTAGCATGCTTGAGAGGAAGGATTCACCTTATTGGCCCAGATTTTCTGGAATATTTTGTTTCCCATTCTCTTGCCTTTGCAAGCGATGCCTCCATTCCAATAATCAACCTTCAGAACAGAACATATGTGAAGAAGGCATGTTTTTCTGCAGCTTATGCGAAGCTGAG GTTTTGAAGAACAGTAAGCATTGCAGAGTGTGTGACAAGTGTGTTGATGGCTTTGATCACCATTGCAGA TGGCTAAACAATTGCATAGGGAAAAGGAACTACAAAGGGTTTTTTGTTCTTATGGCTTCTGCAGTTATCCTA CTTGTGATGCAGTGGTTGTCTGGAGCTCTTGTGTTGATTCTCTGTATTGTTAAGCGAGGAGAACTCTCCAGGCAGATTGTCACAAAGTTGGGAAGCAGCTTCTCAACTGTAGCTTTTGTAATTGTTGTG gCAACTTGCACCATTTTAGCAATGGTTGCCACCGTACCACTTGTTCAACTTTTATTCTTCCATATTCTTCTTATCAAGAAG GGAATTAGCACATATGATTACATCATAGCTTTGAGGGAACAGGAGGATCAACAAGAGGTTCCTGGACATCAAAGTCCGCAGATGTCTATTATAAGCTCTGTTGCTGGATTTAGCACGGCCAGTTCTTTTGGACCACTTCATCGTGGTTCATGGTGCACTCCACCACGATTATTCCTAGAAGACCAG TTTGATGTCGTTCCTCCAGAGGTTAGTGTGTCACAGAATTCAGGATGTAAGAAAatgaaggaagaggaaggagcaaAGAGAAAAACTGGAGCAGTGAAAATCAGTCCATGGACACTGGCACGCCTTAACGCTGAGGAAGTTTCTAAAGCAGCTGCGGAGGCAAGGAAGAAGTCCAAAATCCTGAAGCCAATTACAAAATATGATACTCCAGACAATGGCGGTAAACCAGATCATAAGCTCAGCATCAAGAGAAGATCAGACAGAAGAGGTTTTCCTGCTGAACTTTATCTTGACCCTCTTGCTACTCTATCTGTAAGCGGCACTGAAAGCAACTTCAGTGACGCAGGCATGGAAATCTCCAGCAGTTTAGCACCATTACAGCTTGAAGCGAGAAGCGCTTTCCAACCGAGTACTGCAGGATCCACCAGAAACATTGCCTCATCACCCGAAAGCAGCTTCGACTCGCCTGATCTCCACCCCTTCCGCATTTCTTCATCCACAGCTGAAGAAATGCAGGGAGTCATGTCACATTCAGTTCACAAGGGCATTGAGTTCACAAGATCATCAAGCGACGGGTATGAAGCATCAGGAGGGGAAGATAGCGACCGGATCCCTTCAAGAATCGTGCACAGATCATCAAACTGGGACAATGTCATTCTGAATGCTGGTCAGGCAGGCCCAGCAGTTGATCTGCACATGCAATCATCAGAAGGGTTCATTACTAACTCGAAGTAA
- the LOC120693261 gene encoding MFP1 attachment factor 1-like, translated as MATDELAAAPAGGDPSAAFSFSIWPPTQRTRDAVVRRLVETLTTDTVLCKRYGAVPGADADPAARAIEAEAFDAAAATGGAAASVEEGIEALQLYSKEVSRRLLDFVKSRSAGAKAEAPPSEEAPAAAEGEAA; from the coding sequence ATGGCCACcgacgagctcgccgccgccccggcgggGGGCGACCCGTCCGCCGCGTTCTCGTTCAGCATCTGGCCGCCGACGCAGCGCACGCGGGACGCCgtggttcgccgcctcgtgGAGACGCTCACGACTGACACCGTCCTCTGCAAGCGCTACGGCGCGGTGCCGGGCGCCGACGCCGATCCCGCGGCGCGCGCCATCGAGGCGGAGGCCttcgacgccgcggccgccaccggcggggccgccgcctccgtggAGGAGGGGATCGAGGCGCTGCAGCTCTACTCCAAGGAGgtgagccgccgcctcctcgactTCGTCAAGTCCCGCTCCGCGGGCGCCAAGGCCGAGGCGCCGCCGTCGGAGGaggcccccgccgcggccgagggcgaggcggcgtgA